The following are encoded together in the Candidatus Methylomirabilis oxygeniifera genome:
- a CDS encoding exported protein of unknown function (Evidence 5 : No homology to any previously reported sequences) produces MTPFVQFGIQWKRGLAVSKRWVMHRRVVGSLLLLLTPLLVPEAWGATRYVSKSGTDNPTCTQAAPCRSIQHAVDIAIAGDTVSIGDGKFAESSGVIINKDLTVNGTGIFSTRVHGAWPGFSIFHVMSWATVKITDLDVMFGNAMYGGGILNSGNLTLKRVRVWKNSAKVGGGIYNGSGAALFIDKSEIAHNLASDQMGGGGLHNQGDAELNDVRVVKNHATVGGGGVRNYSNGSLIATGSEISHSDGIGIINDGSMSLINTTVSRNNQLGIYTDDWAHTELIHVTVAENGNGPTLAPDYARGGIQGSTDSNIVLVNTIVANNAPVQCIFPPLPFSPSSTNSLSNDMTCQLSPGSIAPVDPKLGPLKWNGGYTLTHALKPGSPAIDAGWPAECELEDQRGVSRLIDGNGDGAPNCDIGAFEYKPKVLEQPH; encoded by the coding sequence ATGACACCATTTGTGCAATTTGGGATCCAATGGAAGCGCGGTCTGGCCGTGAGTAAGAGGTGGGTGATGCATCGCCGGGTCGTCGGCTCTCTGCTCTTACTGCTCACGCCACTCCTCGTCCCGGAGGCCTGGGGGGCGACTCGCTACGTTTCCAAGTCGGGTACGGATAATCCCACCTGCACGCAGGCGGCGCCGTGCCGCTCCATCCAACATGCGGTGGACATCGCCATTGCGGGTGATACGGTCAGCATCGGCGATGGTAAATTCGCCGAATCCTCAGGCGTAATCATCAACAAGGACCTGACCGTGAACGGGACCGGGATCTTTTCCACTCGCGTGCACGGCGCATGGCCGGGCTTCAGTATCTTTCACGTCATGTCTTGGGCTACGGTCAAGATTACCGATCTGGATGTGATGTTCGGAAACGCAATGTACGGCGGCGGGATCTTGAACAGTGGTAATCTGACCCTGAAGAGGGTTCGGGTTTGGAAGAACAGCGCCAAGGTCGGCGGAGGCATTTATAACGGAAGCGGTGCCGCGCTCTTTATTGATAAGAGTGAAATCGCGCACAACCTTGCGTCCGACCAAATGGGCGGGGGCGGGCTCCACAATCAGGGAGACGCCGAGTTGAACGACGTCCGCGTTGTGAAGAACCACGCCACTGTGGGGGGTGGCGGTGTTAGAAACTATAGCAACGGCAGTCTGATCGCTACGGGCTCAGAAATCTCCCATAGCGACGGTATTGGTATTATCAATGATGGGAGCATGTCCCTGATCAACACAACCGTCAGCAGAAACAACCAACTGGGGATCTACACCGATGATTGGGCTCATACCGAATTGATCCATGTCACTGTTGCCGAAAACGGGAATGGGCCTACTCTTGCCCCCGACTACGCTCGCGGGGGTATTCAAGGGAGCACGGACAGCAATATCGTCCTTGTAAACACAATCGTTGCGAACAATGCCCCGGTGCAGTGTATCTTTCCCCCCCTCCCCTTCTCTCCTAGCAGTACGAACAGTTTGAGCAACGACATGACCTGTCAGTTGTCACCCGGTAGCATAGCCCCCGTCGACCCAAAGCTCGGTCCACTCAAGTGGAATGGCGGATACACGCTCACCCACGCGCTCAAGCCGGGTAGTCCCGCCATCGATGCCGGGTGGCCTGCGGAGTGTGAACTCGAGGACCAGCGTGGTGTCAGCCGGCTGATTGATGGTAATGGCGATGGCGCGCCGAACTGTGACATCGGTGCCTTCGAGTATAAGCCAAAAGTGCTGGAGCAGCCTCACTAG
- a CDS encoding Similarity → MRYFKVIVEKHPEGYVAYPMGLKGVVIGEGETYEDALADVQSAIRFHIETFGPEALKAESPILDAFIAEATVTV, encoded by the coding sequence ATGCGGTACTTCAAAGTGATCGTGGAGAAACACCCGGAAGGTTATGTCGCCTATCCCATGGGACTCAAAGGGGTGGTAATCGGCGAAGGCGAGACCTACGAGGATGCCCTGGCAGATGTACAATCTGCCATCCGCTTCCACATCGAGACCTTTGGACCGGAGGCGCTGAAAGCTGAGTCCCCCATCCTGGACGCCTTTATTGCGGAAGCCACGGTCACGGTCTGA
- a CDS encoding conserved protein of unknown function (Evidence 4 : Homologs of previously reported genes of unknown function) — translation MLTFPIDVPKAKAIKPLERLGFRIVREGAHLAMVRQNPDETQTFLIIPNHSDLRGSTLRTICIQASIARDEFLKAYEEM, via the coding sequence ATGCTCACGTTTCCGATAGATGTCCCGAAAGCAAAGGCCATCAAGCCCTTGGAGCGGCTGGGCTTCCGGATAGTCCGAGAGGGGGCACACCTCGCGATGGTGCGCCAAAACCCGGATGAGACGCAGACGTTCCTCATCATACCGAATCACTCCGACCTCAGAGGCTCGACGCTCCGCACCATCTGCATTCAAGCCAGTATCGCCAGAGACGAGTTCCTCAAAGCCTACGAAGAAATGTGA
- a CDS encoding protein of unknown function (Evidence 5 : No homology to any previously reported sequences): MRATLNIPDNLLVEVQKMTGTQSKTKAIVMAMEEFVKRKKRERLLALKGQIVLDDVTQELEAMELQEAQAHERR; the protein is encoded by the coding sequence ATGCGTGCGACCTTAAACATCCCCGACAATCTGCTTGTAGAAGTGCAAAAGATGACCGGGACACAGTCCAAGACAAAGGCCATCGTCATGGCGATGGAAGAGTTTGTGAAACGAAAGAAACGGGAGCGACTCCTCGCCCTCAAAGGTCAAATCGTTCTTGACGATGTCACCCAGGAGCTTGAGGCGATGGAACTACAGGAGGCCCAAGCGCATGAGCGCCGATAG
- a CDS encoding PilT protein-like (fragment) codes for MSADSVIIDTSLWIEYFKGSTPNASFVERLVLEERAVTTGLVLAELLQGVRSEGEGQTITEVFGGLPTLEITTEIWRAAGQLAYTLRREGVTVPLTDAALGALALAHQLLVFSLDKHFEHMQGIRLYHTTPSA; via the coding sequence ATGAGCGCCGATAGCGTGATCATCGACACCTCCCTGTGGATCGAGTATTTCAAGGGCTCGACCCCCAACGCCTCGTTCGTCGAACGGCTGGTACTGGAAGAACGAGCGGTTACAACGGGCCTCGTCCTGGCTGAACTCCTCCAGGGGGTGAGGAGTGAAGGGGAGGGACAGACGATCACTGAGGTGTTCGGTGGACTGCCCACGCTTGAGATCACTACGGAGATTTGGAGGGCCGCCGGACAACTCGCCTACACCCTAAGACGCGAGGGAGTCACCGTGCCCCTGACAGACGCGGCTCTCGGCGCTTTAGCGTTGGCGCATCAACTCCTGGTATTCTCTCTCGATAAACACTTTGAGCACATGCAGGGAATCCGGCTGTATCACACCACACCATCCGCATAA
- a CDS encoding protein of unknown function (Evidence 5 : No homology to any previously reported sequences) gives MGPFYVIEITRLSSISGSLSQRDQCRGEYGGQGRNRTVDTRIFSPVLYRLSYLPKTRMWMSRLWNGPIFVAPRSSFVKEYSCSPHCTVETASEAQVRRLRRRA, from the coding sequence GTGGGTCCCTTTTACGTTATCGAAATCACTAGACTCAGCAGCATTTCAGGGAGCCTGAGTCAAAGAGATCAGTGTAGGGGTGAATATGGTGGGCAGGGGCGGAATCGAACCGTCGACACCAGGATTTTCAGTCCTGTGCTCTACCGACTGAGCTACCTGCCCAAAACCAGAATGTGGATGAGCCGTTTATGGAACGGCCCGATCTTTGTAGCACCGCGAAGCTCGTTTGTCAAGGAGTACAGTTGCAGTCCACACTGCACCGTTGAAACAGCATCAGAGGCCCAGGTCCGTCGCTTGCGGCGTCGGGCTTGA
- the hbdA gene encoding 3-hydroxybutyryl-CoA dehydrogenase (Beta-hydroxybutyryl-CoA dehydrogenase) (BHBD) (Evidence 2a : Function of homologous gene experimentally demonstrated in an other organism; PubMedId : 1444364; Product type e : enzyme): protein MANIQAVGVIGAGIMGSGIAQVVAQAGYAVLVREAEQRVLDKARQAIDDRLGRAVEKGRLTVEDKAALLGRIRWTLALEDLKASDLIIEAISEDLPLKQDLFRTLDRLCPPSTIFVSNTSSISIVALASVTGRADRFAGLHFFNPVPLMKLVEVVRSIRTSAETFRTVSDFAVSLGKEPVAAKDHCGFIVNRLLVPYLLDGIRALEAGVASAADIDKAMRLGCNHPMGPLELADFVGLDTTYAIANIMFEEYRDARYAPPPLLKTMVIAGYHGRKSGRGFYDYSSPTPQATDLGL from the coding sequence ATGGCTAACATTCAGGCTGTTGGAGTCATCGGTGCCGGCATCATGGGGTCCGGTATTGCGCAGGTTGTCGCGCAGGCAGGCTACGCCGTTCTCGTCAGGGAGGCGGAGCAACGCGTATTGGATAAAGCGAGACAGGCGATCGACGACAGGCTGGGGCGGGCGGTTGAAAAGGGACGGTTGACCGTCGAGGACAAGGCGGCGCTCCTTGGGCGGATCAGGTGGACCCTCGCCCTGGAAGACCTGAAAGCGAGCGACCTGATCATCGAGGCGATCAGTGAGGATTTACCACTGAAGCAGGATCTCTTCCGGACTCTTGACCGCCTCTGCCCGCCGAGCACCATCTTTGTCAGCAATACCTCCTCCATCAGCATTGTGGCGCTGGCCTCTGTGACCGGGCGAGCCGACCGGTTTGCGGGCCTGCATTTTTTCAATCCCGTGCCGCTGATGAAGCTGGTAGAGGTAGTCCGAAGCATTCGCACCAGCGCGGAGACCTTTCGGACCGTCTCCGACTTTGCCGTGTCGCTGGGAAAGGAGCCGGTTGCGGCAAAAGATCACTGCGGTTTCATCGTGAACCGCCTGCTGGTGCCGTACCTGTTGGATGGTATCCGAGCGTTAGAGGCGGGTGTCGCGTCTGCGGCGGATATCGACAAGGCGATGCGACTCGGCTGCAACCATCCGATGGGTCCCTTGGAGTTGGCTGATTTCGTCGGCCTTGACACGACCTATGCCATCGCGAACATCATGTTCGAGGAGTATCGGGACGCGCGGTATGCGCCACCCCCACTCCTGAAGACAATGGTGATCGCCGGCTATCATGGGCGGAAGTCGGGACGGGGTTTCTACGACTACTCAAGCCCGACGCCGCAAGCGACGGACCTGGGCCTCTGA
- the rarA gene encoding putative polynucleotide enzyme with nucleotide triphosphate hydrolase domain (Evidence 3 : Function proposed based on presence of conserved amino acid motif, structural feature or limited homology; Product type pe : putative enzyme), whose translation MRPRTLQEFVGQEHLLGEGKLLRRAMEAGELPSLILWGPPGSGKTTLAFLLAERCKATFQPFSAVTSGIKEIKEVIVRAQQERGYGRRTLLFIDEIHRFNKAQQDAFLPHVEGGTIVLIGATTENPSFEVIAPLLSRAKVVTLRPLAEDALMLILRRALDDQERGLGRLQIEADDEALRIIAGLGSGDARVSLNTLELAAQMVKEQPDGSRRLTAQVAQEASGRRTLLYDKTGEEHYNLISALHKSLRGSDPDAALYWLARMLASGEDPMYIARRVVRFASEDIGNADPQALQTALAAKDAYHFLGSPEGDLALAQAVVYLATAPKSNAIYRAFGRAQRDVEEAPLEGVPLHLRNAPTTLMKELEYGDGYQYPHDLPGAFADQDYLPERLKGRIYYHPTDRGLEAEIGRRLAEWRRRKVGTPS comes from the coding sequence ATGCGCCCAAGGACGCTCCAGGAGTTTGTCGGGCAGGAGCACCTGCTTGGAGAAGGGAAGCTCCTCCGGAGGGCCATGGAGGCGGGAGAACTGCCGTCGCTGATTCTGTGGGGCCCACCAGGCTCAGGCAAGACGACCCTCGCCTTCCTGTTGGCGGAGCGGTGCAAAGCAACCTTTCAGCCGTTCTCGGCCGTCACCTCCGGGATCAAGGAGATTAAAGAGGTGATCGTTCGCGCCCAGCAGGAGCGCGGCTATGGCAGACGGACGCTCCTGTTCATCGACGAGATTCATCGCTTCAACAAAGCCCAGCAGGATGCCTTTTTGCCCCATGTGGAGGGAGGAACGATCGTGCTGATCGGAGCCACCACCGAGAATCCCTCGTTCGAGGTGATCGCCCCCCTCTTGTCCCGGGCGAAGGTCGTGACGCTTCGCCCGCTGGCGGAGGATGCGTTGATGCTCATCCTTCGGCGCGCGCTCGACGATCAGGAGCGCGGGCTCGGTCGCCTTCAGATCGAGGCCGATGACGAGGCGCTACGCATCATCGCTGGGCTGGGTTCGGGGGATGCCCGCGTATCACTGAACACCTTGGAGCTGGCGGCGCAGATGGTCAAGGAGCAGCCTGACGGGAGCAGGCGGTTGACCGCGCAGGTAGCCCAGGAGGCATCAGGCAGGCGGACGCTGCTATACGACAAGACCGGAGAAGAGCATTACAACCTGATCTCGGCTCTGCACAAGAGCCTGCGGGGAAGCGACCCTGACGCTGCCCTCTATTGGCTTGCCAGAATGCTGGCATCTGGCGAAGATCCGATGTATATCGCCAGGCGTGTGGTCCGGTTTGCGTCGGAGGATATCGGCAACGCCGATCCACAGGCGCTGCAGACGGCGCTGGCGGCCAAGGACGCGTACCATTTCCTCGGTTCACCTGAAGGTGATCTGGCGCTGGCCCAGGCCGTGGTGTACCTTGCCACCGCGCCCAAATCAAATGCCATCTACCGGGCCTTTGGTAGAGCGCAGCGGGACGTGGAAGAGGCGCCGCTTGAAGGGGTGCCGCTACACTTGCGGAATGCCCCAACGACCTTGATGAAAGAGCTGGAATACGGCGACGGCTACCAGTACCCGCATGATCTGCCGGGGGCCTTTGCCGATCAGGACTATCTGCCGGAGCGGTTGAAAGGTCGGATTTACTACCACCCCACTGATCGTGGGCTCGAAGCCGAGATCGGCCGAAGACTTGCCGAGTGGCGCCGCCGGAAGGTGGGGACGCCGTCGTGA
- the pyrF gene encoding Orotidine 5'-phosphate decarboxylase (OMP decarboxylase) (OMPDCase) (OMPdecase) (Evidence 2a : Function of homologous gene experimentally demonstrated in an other organism; PubMedId : 10972799, 11251836; Product type e : enzyme): MHKPPELIVALDVGDLASAAALVEQLYPTVTLFKVGLQLFTAEGPRAVDVVRQRGGDVFLDLKLHDIPNTVAGAVREAARLGAVMCTLHASGGRSMLQAAAQAVAGSGSAMRLLAVTVLTSLDSHGLGEIVGGTPDLAAQVVRLASLAREAGLDGAVASPHEIGVLRAALGPSMQLVIPGIRPAWAAAEDQRRVMTPQEAAVAGADYLVIGRPITAAADPVQATCRILDDLKAVAYDDSRSL; encoded by the coding sequence ATGCACAAACCACCAGAACTGATTGTAGCCCTGGATGTGGGAGACCTGGCGTCAGCCGCCGCGCTCGTGGAGCAACTGTACCCTACAGTGACGCTCTTCAAGGTGGGCCTTCAGCTCTTTACGGCTGAGGGTCCTCGGGCGGTAGATGTGGTGAGGCAGCGGGGCGGAGACGTCTTTCTGGATCTGAAACTGCACGATATCCCGAATACCGTAGCGGGAGCGGTCCGCGAGGCCGCGAGGCTCGGGGCGGTGATGTGTACGCTCCACGCCTCCGGCGGACGGTCGATGCTCCAGGCGGCGGCGCAGGCGGTCGCTGGAAGCGGCTCAGCCATGCGGCTGCTGGCGGTGACGGTACTCACCAGCCTGGACTCACACGGTCTTGGAGAGATCGTCGGCGGCACGCCCGATCTTGCGGCGCAGGTCGTTCGTTTGGCGTCGCTCGCGCGGGAGGCCGGACTGGATGGTGCTGTAGCGTCACCTCACGAAATCGGCGTGCTGCGGGCCGCGTTGGGACCGTCGATGCAGCTTGTCATCCCAGGCATCCGCCCGGCATGGGCTGCAGCCGAGGACCAGCGTCGGGTCATGACCCCACAAGAGGCGGCTGTTGCGGGCGCGGACTACCTGGTGATCGGTCGGCCGATTACGGCAGCGGCCGACCCGGTGCAAGCGACCTGCCGGATCCTGGATGACCTCAAGGCGGTGGCGTACGATGACAGCAGATCTCTTTGA
- a CDS encoding protein of unknown function (Evidence 5 : No homology to any previously reported sequences) produces MEHWACAETTRRPTYRSLSAGRRAFYGLALGLLVLVPPDLSQADLWTDTRTLELVVAGTDHLINLDYDLAERTFARPDDVDQTGLLAPFYQAFVMLARLQEREPTRQEMDAFLAEMRTLTAKAEGRLTQAPEEPDLLLFLGMAWGSKAMIDGVLGNYFSTYEAIKRTKSYLDASLVRRPVRYDAYYALGLYNYALSRIAWFYRPFLHLALTPGDRERALRELTLASERGVAARMLAKLALLQIYAGSEKEFEKALPLAEELLHRFPGNPELYFQTALVYSELGRFPEALEVGRRIRANLDPGRYHFTHEMLPRYLQLMGKIAMDRGDYPTALNFFRQAVEQPTDRYAWVTAWAWTRTGMIHDLSGKRTEAERSYRMALAIKTNSIAKDVARQYLHEPYRKETVQRTFPSTRTEENTGSP; encoded by the coding sequence ATGGAGCATTGGGCGTGTGCGGAAACCACAAGGCGGCCTACCTACCGAAGCCTCAGCGCAGGCAGGCGAGCGTTCTATGGCCTTGCCCTTGGATTGCTGGTGCTCGTGCCGCCCGATCTGAGCCAAGCCGACCTCTGGACCGATACGAGGACCCTGGAGTTGGTCGTGGCCGGGACCGATCACCTCATCAACCTCGACTACGACCTGGCCGAGCGGACATTCGCCCGCCCTGACGACGTCGATCAGACCGGGCTGCTGGCGCCGTTCTATCAGGCCTTCGTGATGCTCGCGCGTCTACAGGAACGAGAGCCGACTCGCCAGGAGATGGATGCCTTCTTGGCCGAGATGCGAACGCTCACCGCCAAGGCCGAGGGGCGCCTCACACAGGCTCCAGAAGAGCCTGACCTCCTGCTCTTCCTCGGGATGGCCTGGGGCTCCAAGGCAATGATCGACGGCGTCCTGGGCAACTATTTCTCGACCTACGAGGCGATCAAGCGGACGAAATCGTATCTCGATGCCTCCCTCGTACGCCGACCTGTCAGGTACGATGCCTACTACGCCTTGGGGTTGTACAACTACGCACTCTCCCGGATCGCCTGGTTCTATCGACCTTTCCTGCACCTGGCGCTCACCCCCGGCGATCGCGAGCGAGCTTTACGGGAGCTGACGCTCGCGAGTGAGCGTGGCGTTGCGGCTCGGATGCTCGCGAAGCTCGCGCTCCTGCAGATCTACGCCGGCTCCGAGAAAGAGTTTGAGAAGGCCCTGCCGCTGGCTGAAGAATTGCTCCACCGATTCCCCGGCAACCCGGAGCTTTACTTCCAGACGGCGCTGGTCTATTCCGAACTGGGACGATTTCCTGAGGCGCTGGAGGTCGGCCGTCGCATCCGCGCCAATCTCGATCCGGGCCGGTACCATTTTACGCACGAGATGCTCCCACGGTACCTGCAACTCATGGGGAAGATCGCCATGGATCGAGGTGACTACCCCACAGCCTTGAACTTCTTCAGACAGGCGGTCGAGCAGCCGACTGATCGGTACGCCTGGGTGACGGCGTGGGCCTGGACCAGGACCGGCATGATCCATGATCTGTCAGGGAAGCGAACGGAGGCGGAGCGGAGCTATCGTATGGCGTTGGCCATCAAGACCAACAGCATCGCCAAGGACGTGGCAAGGCAATATCTTCATGAACCCTACCGCAAGGAGACGGTACAACGCACCTTCCCATCCACCAGAACAGAGGAGAATACAGGTTCACCCTAG
- a CDS encoding exported protein of unknown function (Evidence 5 : No homology to any previously reported sequences): protein MRTWKRLGIGLLMTTMLIGGGMASAQQGPAKEADPFQSLGLSTDQRNKLDAAQGELTKTFGKLRDKVVDSDTKLRKLLVDKKASDKEIDQAANQLLATQGEVLLAQVRFRKALRQILEQGQLTKLSQGNGK, encoded by the coding sequence ATGCGCACGTGGAAGAGATTGGGGATTGGACTGCTGATGACAACGATGTTGATCGGTGGAGGTATGGCTTCAGCTCAACAGGGACCGGCAAAAGAGGCCGATCCATTCCAGAGCCTCGGTCTTTCGACCGATCAACGGAACAAGCTTGATGCGGCGCAAGGTGAATTGACGAAGACATTTGGAAAGCTTCGAGACAAGGTAGTAGATTCCGATACGAAATTAAGGAAGTTACTCGTAGATAAGAAGGCATCCGACAAGGAGATTGACCAGGCGGCCAATCAACTCCTAGCAACCCAGGGGGAGGTGCTGCTGGCACAGGTGAGGTTTCGTAAGGCATTACGGCAGATCCTGGAGCAAGGACAACTCACGAAGCTGAGTCAAGGGAATGGTAAGTAG
- a CDS encoding protein of unknown function (Evidence 5 : No homology to any previously reported sequences) — MWLLNIGLSHLEERGERYAHVEEIGDWTADDNDVDRWRYGFSSTGTGKRGRSIPEPRSFDRSTEQA, encoded by the coding sequence GTGTGGTTGCTTAACATTGGGTTATCGCACCTGGAGGAAAGGGGAGAACGGTATGCGCACGTGGAAGAGATTGGGGATTGGACTGCTGATGACAACGATGTTGATCGGTGGAGGTATGGCTTCAGCTCAACAGGGACCGGCAAAAGAGGCCGATCCATTCCAGAGCCTCGGTCTTTCGACCGATCAACGGAACAAGCTTGA
- a CDS encoding protein of unknown function (Evidence 5 : No homology to any previously reported sequences): MASTDYECHDGGFHLGSLCRRIRAVLSSRRREDEKTGLGGANALGGVDASLRDGFSGQRTFRLQDCAFIVPYSRVK, from the coding sequence GTGGCCTCGACTGATTACGAATGCCATGACGGCGGATTTCACCTGGGATCGCTCTGCCGGAGAATACGAGCAGTTCTATCGTCGCGCCGTCGAGAAGATGAGAAGACAGGTTTAGGCGGCGCCAACGCCCTCGGCGGGGTCGACGCCTCCCTCAGAGACGGCTTCTCCGGACAGCGCACCTTCCGACTGCAAGATTGTGCTTTCATCGTTCCGTATTCCCGCGTAAAATAG
- the glgA gene encoding glycogen synthase (Evidence 2a : Function of homologous gene experimentally demonstrated in an other organism; PubMedId : 1644773, 3097003; Product type e : enzyme) — MKILFVASEAAPFAHTGGLGDVAGALPKALSRFGHDVRLIMPLYRAVDARRHRLRIVASGLSVSASSGPQAVDVLEGNLSSEVPVYFVRHDPSFDRDGLYQTVSAEDYPDNAERFALFCRAALEVCRRVDFQPEVLHANDWQTALLPIYLKTTLRSDHFFQRTATVFTIHNLGYQGLFPPEALSGLMLPRELFTPAGLEFYGKINLLKGGLLFADLLTTVSRRYSQEIQTVDQGFGLDGVLRQRHGDLFGVLNGIDPEEWSPAGDPHIAAHYTVDDLSGKAQCKADLQRRLKLPVRETVPLLAVISRLAWQKGLDLLHDILDTLMTLNVQLVLLGSGEKQLETAFREAAAKHPSTLAVRIGFDLPLSHQIEAGADLFLMPSRYEPCGLNQMYSLAYGTIPVVRATGGLDDTVVRFDPETGQGNGFKFEDATAPAFLQAIRQALALYRKKAPWPRLITNAMTADFTWDRSAGEYEQFYRRAVEKMRRQV; from the coding sequence ATGAAAATTCTTTTTGTCGCGTCTGAGGCGGCGCCTTTTGCCCACACCGGAGGATTGGGTGACGTAGCGGGCGCCTTGCCAAAGGCACTCAGTCGATTTGGGCATGATGTCCGGCTGATCATGCCGCTCTACCGCGCTGTAGACGCCAGGCGACACCGGCTTCGTATCGTCGCAAGCGGACTGAGCGTTTCAGCATCCTCCGGCCCGCAAGCGGTGGACGTGCTGGAGGGAAACCTCTCCAGCGAGGTGCCGGTCTACTTTGTTCGCCACGACCCCTCGTTTGATCGCGACGGCCTCTATCAGACCGTATCCGCAGAGGATTACCCCGACAATGCGGAGCGCTTCGCGCTATTCTGCCGGGCGGCTCTGGAGGTATGCCGACGGGTCGATTTCCAGCCGGAGGTTCTGCACGCCAACGACTGGCAGACGGCGCTGCTGCCTATCTATCTGAAGACCACCCTCCGCAGTGACCACTTTTTTCAGCGGACCGCGACCGTCTTCACCATCCACAACCTGGGCTACCAGGGTCTCTTCCCTCCTGAGGCGCTGTCCGGATTGATGCTGCCTCGAGAGCTGTTTACGCCGGCTGGACTTGAGTTTTACGGCAAGATCAATCTACTGAAAGGCGGACTGCTCTTCGCTGACCTACTTACCACCGTAAGCCGTCGCTACAGCCAGGAGATCCAGACTGTCGATCAGGGGTTCGGTCTGGACGGCGTTCTCAGGCAACGGCATGGCGATCTGTTCGGTGTATTAAATGGGATCGATCCCGAAGAGTGGAGCCCGGCCGGCGATCCTCACATCGCCGCTCACTATACAGTCGATGATCTTTCAGGGAAGGCGCAGTGTAAGGCGGATCTGCAGCGTCGGCTCAAGCTCCCGGTCAGGGAGACTGTACCTCTGCTGGCTGTGATCTCCCGGCTGGCCTGGCAGAAGGGACTGGACTTGCTGCACGACATCCTGGATACGCTGATGACGCTGAACGTGCAGCTCGTGTTGCTGGGGAGCGGAGAGAAGCAACTCGAAACAGCCTTTCGCGAGGCGGCGGCTAAGCACCCGTCCACATTAGCTGTCAGAATCGGCTTCGACCTGCCGCTATCACATCAGATCGAAGCGGGAGCCGATCTCTTCCTGATGCCCTCGCGGTACGAGCCGTGCGGCCTGAATCAGATGTACAGCCTGGCCTACGGAACCATTCCGGTCGTCCGCGCGACGGGGGGACTGGATGATACCGTTGTCCGGTTTGATCCAGAGACGGGGCAGGGGAACGGATTCAAGTTCGAGGACGCTACTGCGCCCGCTTTTCTCCAAGCCATCCGGCAGGCTTTGGCGTTGTATCGCAAGAAAGCCCCGTGGCCTCGACTGATTACGAATGCCATGACGGCGGATTTCACCTGGGATCGCTCTGCCGGAGAATACGAGCAGTTCTATCGTCGCGCCGTCGAGAAGATGAGAAGACAGGTTTAG
- a CDS encoding protein of unknown function (Evidence 5 : No homology to any previously reported sequences), with protein MLAFTENFINHSSLFTNYCLCGVVVQSVRTPACHAGGRGFESRRPRHRLSLHAPQRAESPG; from the coding sequence TTGTTGGCTTTTACTGAAAACTTTATCAATCACTCCTCACTATTCACTAATTACTGCCTTTGCGGGGTCGTAGTTCAGTCGGTTAGAACGCCGGCCTGTCACGCCGGAGGTCGCGGGTTCGAGTCCCGTCGGCCCCGCCACCGCTTGTCATTACATGCTCCACAGAGGGCAGAATCGCCCGGATGA